The nucleotide sequence TGTGTAAGGCTTTTAAGTGAAACTGTGAATCTAGGTAAAGTTGAAATATATTTTAATGGTGAGGGAAAATTAGCTGGATTTTGCCAGTTGTTCTTGAATCGCCCAATCGATATGTACCTGTACAATTTCATCATGCTGATCACGCTGTTGCTGAAGGACCTGAATAATCTGCCCATCAAAAGGCGCATTGCCCAAACCAATGGCGATATTGCGCATAAAACTTTGATAACCCGTACGACGCATCGGGCTGCCTTCAGTCGTACTTAAAAAGGTGGCTTCATCCCATTGCCATAAGTCCAGTAAACTGACCTGATCCAAGCCATGCCGTGACTGAAAATCCTCTACTGAGGTGACTTGGGCAAAACTATTCCAGGGGCAAATCAGCTGGCAGTCATCACAACCAAAAACACGGTTGCCAATTCCGCGTCGCAAATCTTCTGGAATAATGCCTTTATATTCGATGGTCAGATAGGCGATACAGCGTCGTGCATCCAGCATATACGGTTCTACAATGGCTTGAGTCGGACAAATGTCGATACAGGCAGTACAGGAGCCACAATGTTTCGTTGCAGGTTCATCAAAAGGCAGTTCCAATGAAGTAAACAATTCACCCAAAACAAAGAATGAGCCGGATGTTTTATGAATCAGAAGGGTGTGTTTACCTGTCCAGCCCATACCTGCACTTTCAGCCAGCGATTTTTCAAAAATTGGCGCAGAATCGGCAAATGGGCGTGATTCAAAATCTCCGACTTTTTCCCGGATTCTTGTTGCCAGGGTTTTCAAGCGACCCCGCATGGTTTTGTGATAATCCCGGCCACGGGCATAACGCGCGATAATGGCAGAGTTAGGTGCATAAGGGATATAACGTGGTTCTGGTGCCTCGACCAGATAATCCATACGCACACAGATAATGCTGCGTGTGCTGGGAACCAGTAAGGCGGGATTGGCGCGTTTTTCCAGATTGTCTTCCAGAAACTTCATATCACCATGATAACCACGATCCAGATATTCCTGTAAGCGTACTAATTCTGCTTGAGCATCCGGTTTGGCAATGACACAATCAGAAAAACCCAATTCTAAAGCCTGCGCTTTAATCCATGCTTTTAGTTCGGCTGGATCTTGTTGATAAACTTGAATTTGCGCGTGAGAATCGGGAGTTGTCATAAACCAAAGACAGGGAATAAGAAATGCAGCAACAAGTTTACCATAGCCGCGATCTACAAGCATGGGAGCAGCGCTGGTTTCAGCAGCAAAATAGTTCCTATGGTTTAATGCAACAAGTCGCCTGGGGGATTAGTCAGCGGCTGATCA is from Acinetobacter lwoffii and encodes:
- the queG gene encoding tRNA epoxyqueuosine(34) reductase QueG, yielding MTTPDSHAQIQVYQQDPAELKAWIKAQALELGFSDCVIAKPDAQAELVRLQEYLDRGYHGDMKFLEDNLEKRANPALLVPSTRSIICVRMDYLVEAPEPRYIPYAPNSAIIARYARGRDYHKTMRGRLKTLATRIREKVGDFESRPFADSAPIFEKSLAESAGMGWTGKHTLLIHKTSGSFFVLGELFTSLELPFDEPATKHCGSCTACIDICPTQAIVEPYMLDARRCIAYLTIEYKGIIPEDLRRGIGNRVFGCDDCQLICPWNSFAQVTSVEDFQSRHGLDQVSLLDLWQWDEATFLSTTEGSPMRRTGYQSFMRNIAIGLGNAPFDGQIIQVLQQQRDQHDEIVQVHIDWAIQEQLAKSS